A window of the Butyricimonas virosa genome harbors these coding sequences:
- a CDS encoding ABC transporter ATP-binding protein, which produces MRDFIQILKRFIPPYKSRLGKNIFYNILSAAFGSVSFVLLVPVLNILFNVTEEVTELVPFELNKESLMTNFNYYVTLSKQHFSASTTLLFAGGFFVLAALFKTGFSYLASYEIVFIRNGVVRDIRRKIYQKILSLPLPFFSEERKGDIIARTTGDVQEVENSIMNSLEMFFQNPIIILIYLSGMIFMSWQLTLFVLVLLPIMGTLIGKVGKTLKKRSKEGQDKMGEILSNIEETLSGLRVIKAFNAEDKMDKLFTSHNEQYRQIMNRLMWRRSLAHPMSEFLGTIVVVIVVWFGGLLILGQTPLMDASSFIAYIALFYSIINPAKQFSTALYSIQKGAAAMDRIDQILNAESTILEPEQPKPLNGFNKEIEYRNVSFAYRPDRTVLKDVNVKIGKGQTVALVGQSGSGKSTFVDLLPRFYDVIKGEILIDGINIKDVSLHGLRELMGNVNQDPILFNDTIFNNIAFGVESATREEVERAARIANAHEFIMQTEKGYDTCIGDRGGKLSGGQRQRLSIARAVLKNPPIMILDEATSALDTESEKLVQEALDNLMKNRTSIVVAHRLSTIRNADMICVFHEGKIVERGRHEELLALDGIYTKLYNMQNF; this is translated from the coding sequence ATGCGTGATTTCATACAAATTTTGAAGAGGTTCATCCCTCCTTACAAATCCAGACTCGGAAAAAACATATTCTACAATATTCTTTCCGCCGCTTTCGGCTCTGTTTCGTTCGTGTTACTCGTACCCGTGCTAAACATCCTTTTCAACGTGACGGAAGAAGTAACAGAACTCGTACCATTCGAACTCAACAAGGAGAGCTTGATGACGAACTTCAACTATTACGTCACGCTATCAAAACAACATTTTTCCGCATCAACCACCTTACTATTTGCTGGTGGTTTCTTCGTGCTGGCCGCTTTATTCAAAACCGGATTCTCCTACCTCGCCTCCTACGAGATCGTGTTTATCCGGAATGGTGTCGTGCGGGATATTCGTCGGAAAATATACCAAAAGATATTATCATTGCCTCTTCCCTTCTTCTCCGAAGAACGCAAGGGAGACATCATCGCCCGTACCACGGGTGACGTGCAGGAAGTGGAGAACTCCATCATGAACTCGCTGGAAATGTTCTTCCAGAACCCCATCATCATCCTGATCTACCTCTCCGGAATGATCTTCATGAGCTGGCAACTGACCCTATTCGTGCTGGTACTACTACCCATCATGGGTACCTTGATCGGTAAAGTGGGAAAGACCTTGAAAAAGCGCTCCAAGGAAGGGCAGGACAAGATGGGCGAAATTCTGTCCAACATCGAGGAAACCCTTTCCGGCCTCCGCGTGATCAAAGCATTCAACGCCGAGGATAAAATGGATAAACTCTTCACCTCGCATAATGAACAGTATCGTCAGATCATGAACCGTTTGATGTGGCGTCGTTCACTCGCTCACCCGATGAGTGAATTCCTCGGAACCATCGTCGTGGTAATCGTCGTGTGGTTCGGTGGCCTTCTTATTCTCGGGCAGACACCTCTCATGGACGCTTCAAGCTTCATCGCCTACATCGCCCTCTTCTACTCGATCATCAACCCGGCAAAACAATTCTCCACGGCACTATACAGCATCCAGAAAGGAGCCGCCGCCATGGACCGTATCGACCAGATACTAAATGCCGAATCAACCATACTGGAACCCGAACAACCGAAACCGTTAAACGGATTCAACAAAGAAATCGAATACCGCAACGTGAGTTTTGCTTACCGTCCGGACCGCACTGTCCTAAAGGACGTGAATGTCAAAATAGGAAAAGGACAGACCGTTGCCCTCGTCGGACAATCCGGCTCCGGGAAGAGTACCTTTGTCGATCTCCTGCCCCGTTTCTACGACGTGATCAAGGGTGAAATCCTGATCGATGGCATCAACATCAAGGATGTGTCATTACATGGTTTACGCGAACTCATGGGGAACGTGAACCAAGACCCGATCCTCTTCAACGATACTATCTTTAATAACATCGCCTTTGGCGTTGAATCGGCCACCCGGGAAGAAGTTGAACGGGCAGCCCGTATTGCCAATGCCCACGAGTTCATCATGCAAACCGAGAAAGGGTATGACACCTGTATCGGGGACCGCGGAGGCAAGTTAAGCGGTGGACAACGCCAACGCTTGAGCATCGCCCGGGCCGTGTTGAAAAACCCACCCATCATGATCCTTGACGAGGCGACCTCTGCGCTGGACACCGAGTCTGAAAAGCTCGTGCAGGAGGCCCTCGATAACCTGATGAAAAACCGCACCTCCATCGTCGTGGCCCATCGTCTCTCAACGATCCGCAACGCTGACATGATCTGCGTCTTCCATGAGGGTAAAATCGTGGAACGGGGACGCCATGAAGAACTGTTGGCACTGGACGGCATCTATACGAAATTATACAATATGCAAAACTTCTGA
- the pheT gene encoding phenylalanine--tRNA ligase subunit beta codes for MNVSLNWLKDYLKIDQSTEEICKILTSIGLEVGGYEEFEAIKGGLKGLVIGHVLTCEAHPDSDHLHVTTVDLGTGEPEQIVCGAPNVAAGQKVVVATVGTTLYKGDEEFVIKKSKIRGVASNGMICAEDEIGVGTDHAGIMVLPENTPVGIPAADYFNVYRDTVIEVDITPNRIDGASHLGVARDLAAYLQQTQDIHYTLPSVETFQPDSTDAKITVRVERPEACRRYAGICIEGVTVKPSPEWLQNRMKAIGLHPINNIVDVTNYILFGLGQPLHSFDKDKVKGNEVIVKSVAQGTKFTTLDGVERELHEDDLMICNTETPMCIAGVFGGQESGISDTTTNVFLESACFDPVFVRKTARRHGLNTDASFRYERGTDPNIVIYALKLAAMMIKEVAGGKITCAPIDIYPEPVKDFEVSIKYAHVDRLIGKKIDHEVIKNILRSLEMKIVEECEEGLLLHVPPYRVDVQREADVIEDILRIYGFNNVEVPASVRSTLSYSEKPDDFQLKNIISDLLAANGFCEVMNNSLTKASYYEDFKCFDPTQTVMLFNPLSADLGAMRQSLLFGGLENIAYNINRKNNNLKLFEFGKGYTFNKKEGIDNPQKQYKEDNLLSLFITGNKNMTSWNVKETKTDFFYLKAYCEMILTRLGLHPDNLKIDATDKDIFREGLTYKAGDKHIVSMGILSKAPLKKADVNQEVYYAEFSWENILKAIKNLKVTYTPLPKFPSVKRDLALLLDKKVTFKEIKETAFRTEKSLLKSVTLFDVYEGEKLGTDKKSYAVSFTLLDEEKTLTDKQIDKIMNKLMGTYKHLFNAEIR; via the coding sequence ATGAACGTATCACTGAACTGGTTGAAAGACTATCTAAAGATCGACCAAAGCACTGAAGAGATTTGCAAAATTCTGACAAGTATCGGACTGGAAGTTGGCGGGTACGAAGAATTTGAGGCAATAAAAGGGGGATTAAAAGGATTGGTCATCGGTCATGTGTTAACTTGCGAGGCACATCCCGATTCGGACCATCTACACGTGACGACTGTTGATTTGGGAACGGGTGAACCGGAACAAATCGTCTGCGGGGCCCCTAACGTGGCTGCCGGACAGAAAGTAGTCGTTGCCACCGTAGGAACAACCCTTTACAAAGGTGATGAAGAGTTCGTGATCAAGAAATCAAAAATACGAGGTGTAGCCTCTAACGGTATGATCTGCGCCGAAGACGAAATCGGTGTCGGAACCGATCATGCCGGAATCATGGTATTACCCGAAAATACCCCGGTTGGAATACCAGCCGCAGACTATTTCAACGTTTACCGGGACACGGTTATCGAAGTCGATATTACCCCGAACCGGATTGACGGAGCCTCACATCTCGGTGTAGCCCGTGATCTAGCCGCTTATTTACAACAGACACAAGATATTCACTATACTCTTCCCTCCGTGGAAACTTTCCAACCGGACAGTACGGATGCTAAAATCACCGTACGAGTAGAACGTCCAGAAGCCTGCCGTCGGTATGCCGGAATATGTATTGAAGGAGTAACCGTAAAACCTTCCCCGGAATGGTTACAAAACCGGATGAAAGCCATCGGATTACACCCGATCAACAATATCGTGGACGTGACCAACTACATTCTTTTCGGCCTGGGACAACCTTTGCACTCTTTCGATAAAGACAAAGTAAAAGGCAACGAGGTTATCGTGAAAAGTGTTGCCCAAGGAACTAAATTCACAACTCTAGACGGAGTGGAAAGAGAGTTACACGAGGATGACCTGATGATCTGTAACACCGAAACCCCCATGTGTATCGCCGGAGTATTTGGTGGACAGGAAAGCGGTATCTCAGACACGACAACAAACGTGTTCTTGGAAAGCGCTTGTTTCGACCCGGTATTTGTTCGCAAAACAGCTCGCCGTCATGGTTTGAACACGGATGCCTCTTTCCGTTATGAACGGGGAACAGACCCGAACATCGTGATCTACGCACTGAAATTAGCCGCCATGATGATTAAAGAAGTGGCCGGAGGTAAGATTACTTGCGCTCCCATCGACATCTACCCGGAACCCGTGAAGGATTTCGAAGTATCCATAAAATATGCTCACGTGGATCGATTGATTGGTAAAAAAATTGACCATGAGGTTATCAAAAACATCCTCCGTTCTCTTGAAATGAAAATCGTGGAAGAGTGCGAAGAGGGTCTTTTATTGCATGTCCCCCCCTACCGTGTTGACGTGCAAAGAGAGGCTGACGTGATCGAGGATATTCTTCGCATCTACGGTTTCAACAACGTGGAAGTACCTGCCAGCGTGAGATCCACGTTAAGCTATTCCGAAAAACCGGATGACTTCCAGCTGAAAAACATCATCTCAGACCTATTAGCAGCAAACGGATTCTGTGAAGTAATGAACAATTCGTTGACGAAAGCTAGCTATTACGAAGACTTCAAGTGTTTCGATCCCACGCAGACGGTAATGTTATTCAACCCTCTGAGCGCAGACTTGGGTGCCATGCGTCAATCCCTGCTCTTCGGCGGACTGGAAAACATTGCTTACAACATCAACCGGAAAAACAACAACTTGAAATTATTCGAGTTCGGTAAAGGCTACACCTTCAACAAAAAAGAAGGCATTGACAACCCGCAAAAACAATACAAAGAAGACAACTTGCTTTCTCTCTTCATCACGGGGAATAAAAACATGACCAGCTGGAATGTCAAAGAGACGAAAACTGACTTCTTCTATTTGAAAGCGTATTGCGAAATGATATTAACCCGTCTAGGACTTCACCCCGATAACTTGAAAATTGATGCCACAGACAAGGACATCTTCCGGGAAGGACTGACGTACAAAGCCGGGGATAAACATATCGTATCCATGGGTATCTTGAGTAAAGCCCCGCTGAAAAAAGCAGATGTCAATCAAGAAGTCTACTACGCTGAATTCTCGTGGGAAAACATTCTGAAAGCCATCAAAAACCTCAAGGTAACCTACACCCCGCTACCGAAGTTTCCTTCTGTAAAACGGGATTTAGCCTTGTTGCTTGATAAAAAAGTCACTTTCAAGGAAATCAAAGAAACAGCGTTCCGTACAGAAAAATCATTACTGAAATCCGTCACGTTATTCGACGTGTACGAGGGAGAAAAACTCGGTACAGACAAGAAGTCCTACGCCGTCAGTTTCACCCTTCTCGACGAAGAGAAGACCCTCACGGACAAACAGATCGACAAAATCATGAACAAGTTGATGGGTACCTACAAACACCTATTCAACGCCGAGATTAGATAG
- a CDS encoding 7-cyano-7-deazaguanine reductase, with the protein MSIESKVLGQQVAYPTDYCPSILVPVPRNLNREIYDIHTPEELFRGFDTWHAYEAGFLTRNGLPVCGVLKLIYPANSPCIVESKSLKLYLNSLNMTRLGEDIPSGIETYLQTVKSDLEQILQTRVEATFFRQVPEKTYFDFQDYTLLETTPGIERETFTEYNENPALLESRTTGRGEIKVGSHLLRSNCKITKQPDWGSIYIHMQADRLPDHASLLKYIVSLRNENHFHEEICEMTYKRLWDLFHPEILAVSCIYTRRGGIDICPSRANQAEYLPEHLQAPEILTQKLLRQ; encoded by the coding sequence ATGAGTATTGAATCCAAAGTCCTCGGTCAACAAGTTGCCTACCCGACTGATTATTGCCCGTCAATTCTCGTTCCGGTCCCACGGAACCTAAACCGGGAGATTTACGATATTCATACCCCGGAAGAATTGTTCCGAGGATTCGACACTTGGCACGCCTATGAAGCAGGATTCTTAACTCGAAATGGATTACCCGTATGTGGGGTTCTAAAACTGATCTACCCGGCCAACAGCCCGTGTATCGTGGAAAGTAAATCGCTGAAACTATACTTGAACTCCTTAAACATGACCCGCCTCGGGGAAGACATTCCATCGGGCATAGAAACATATCTCCAAACCGTGAAATCGGACCTCGAACAAATACTGCAAACCCGTGTAGAGGCCACGTTTTTCCGTCAGGTTCCCGAAAAAACGTATTTTGATTTTCAAGACTACACGCTGCTGGAAACCACGCCCGGTATCGAACGGGAAACCTTCACCGAGTACAATGAAAACCCGGCATTACTGGAAAGCCGGACAACCGGAAGAGGGGAAATCAAGGTAGGCAGCCACCTGTTACGGAGTAACTGCAAAATCACGAAACAACCCGATTGGGGCAGCATCTACATCCATATGCAAGCCGACCGCCTGCCGGATCATGCCTCCCTCTTGAAATACATCGTCTCCCTGCGAAACGAGAACCACTTCCACGAAGAGATATGTGAAATGACCTACAAACGCTTGTGGGACCTCTTCCACCCGGAGATTCTCGCGGTATCCTGTATCTACACCCGTCGTGGAGGCATCGACATCTGTCCCTCCCGAGCCAACCAAGCAGAATACCTCCCGGAACATCTCCAAGCCCCGGAAATATTAACTCAGAAATTATTAAGACAATAG
- a CDS encoding EI24 domain-containing protein encodes MGFARDFSRGIRAYGKAISLLFSSKLWYFMLFPVVIVIVLFVAGNYAVGYLGDGLSGVIEAKMTEWIEGISWLEWVSGVAGFLVKLLTRFLYYILFISFGGYVVMVVMSPVYSWLSERTEEIVSGREYSFNLKQLFWEIGRGIAISLRCMILQLLVMIVLFFGSFIPLAGLVMPVLTFGVGAYFYGFAFMDYAVERKRFRVKESVRYMRHNAGSVTAIGTVFALSLMIPWGSIVVCSFVSLLSVVAGTVVVEKQLNEENIKK; translated from the coding sequence ATGGGTTTTGCACGAGATTTTTCGAGAGGAATAAGAGCATACGGGAAGGCGATAAGTTTATTGTTTTCTAGTAAGTTGTGGTATTTTATGCTTTTCCCGGTGGTGATTGTCATCGTGTTGTTCGTGGCCGGTAATTATGCCGTGGGGTATTTGGGGGACGGACTTTCCGGTGTGATCGAGGCGAAAATGACGGAGTGGATCGAGGGTATATCGTGGTTGGAATGGGTGTCGGGAGTGGCTGGATTTTTAGTAAAGTTGTTAACCCGTTTCCTGTATTATATACTATTTATTTCGTTTGGGGGATATGTGGTAATGGTGGTGATGTCACCTGTTTACTCGTGGCTTTCGGAACGGACGGAAGAAATTGTGTCGGGACGGGAATACTCGTTTAATTTGAAACAGTTGTTTTGGGAAATCGGACGGGGTATTGCAATTTCGTTACGTTGTATGATCCTGCAATTACTTGTGATGATTGTGTTGTTTTTCGGTTCTTTTATTCCTTTGGCCGGATTGGTTATGCCTGTGCTGACTTTTGGAGTAGGGGCTTATTTTTACGGGTTTGCTTTTATGGATTATGCTGTGGAGAGGAAGCGTTTCCGGGTGAAGGAGAGTGTTCGTTATATGCGACATAATGCGGGAAGCGTGACGGCTATCGGGACGGTGTTTGCTTTGTCGTTGATGATTCCGTGGGGAAGTATCGTGGTTTGTAGTTTCGTGTCGTTGCTTTCGGTTGTGGCGGGAACGGTGGTTGTGGAGAAACAGTTAAACGAGGAAAATATTAAAAAATAA
- a CDS encoding NfeD family protein, giving the protein MRKWLVVLILLVGSLSAFAVEGKDESRENRELVYKVDIKDEIGPSIWRLVKRSFDRATDENADVILVHMNTYGGMVVYADSLRSLILNYPKPVWVFIDNNAASAGALISIACDRIYMREGANIGAATVVNQTGDAMPDKYQSYMRSMIRATAQAHGKDTVMENGQSVIRWKRDPRIAEAMVDERVVVEGVTDSGKVVTFTPHEAMQYGFCDGIAENVAEVLQKEGVTNYELHEYKPTTMDRFIGFLISPIVQGILIMIIIGGIYFELQTPGIGFPLVAAITACLLYFAPLYLEGMANYVEMILFVVGIILLLLEIFVIPGFGVSGVLGIVCVVASLVLAGIDDFTFDFLPDFTSAIIRSLFFVVSCSLLSLFGSIWLSRKLFGSRRLNFALHAEQKVEDGFVGVDMAAKEEIGKEGIAFTDLRPAGKVMIGNEVYDAVSDTGAFIERGKVVRVVKYQAGQVYVVMS; this is encoded by the coding sequence ATGAGAAAGTGGCTGGTAGTTTTGATTTTGTTGGTGGGAAGTCTGTCGGCGTTTGCTGTGGAGGGGAAGGATGAATCTAGGGAGAATCGGGAACTGGTTTACAAGGTGGATATTAAGGACGAGATCGGTCCTAGTATATGGCGGTTGGTGAAAAGGTCTTTTGACCGGGCTACGGACGAAAATGCAGATGTTATCTTGGTACATATGAACACGTACGGAGGAATGGTGGTGTATGCCGATTCTCTGCGTAGCTTGATATTGAATTACCCGAAACCGGTGTGGGTGTTTATTGATAACAATGCAGCCTCCGCGGGGGCGCTGATTTCTATTGCCTGTGATCGTATTTATATGCGGGAGGGGGCGAATATAGGTGCGGCAACAGTTGTGAACCAAACGGGGGATGCCATGCCCGATAAGTACCAGTCATATATGCGATCGATGATTCGGGCCACGGCTCAGGCGCATGGGAAAGATACTGTGATGGAGAACGGGCAAAGTGTGATTCGTTGGAAACGGGATCCGAGGATTGCCGAAGCTATGGTGGACGAGCGGGTTGTGGTCGAGGGGGTAACGGATAGTGGGAAAGTGGTAACGTTTACTCCGCATGAGGCGATGCAATACGGGTTCTGTGACGGGATTGCGGAGAATGTGGCAGAAGTGTTGCAAAAAGAGGGTGTTACGAATTACGAGTTACACGAGTATAAACCGACGACGATGGATCGGTTTATCGGATTTTTAATTAGCCCGATCGTGCAAGGGATTCTGATCATGATTATTATCGGGGGAATTTATTTCGAGTTACAGACTCCGGGAATTGGGTTTCCCTTGGTGGCTGCGATAACAGCGTGTTTGTTGTATTTTGCCCCGTTGTATCTGGAGGGAATGGCAAATTACGTGGAGATGATCTTGTTTGTGGTGGGGATTATCCTACTGCTGCTGGAGATCTTCGTGATACCGGGTTTCGGTGTCTCCGGGGTACTGGGAATTGTTTGCGTGGTGGCGTCGTTGGTATTGGCGGGGATTGATGATTTCACGTTTGATTTCTTGCCGGATTTCACAAGTGCTATTATTCGCTCGTTGTTTTTCGTGGTGAGTTGTTCGTTACTCTCGCTGTTCGGGAGTATTTGGTTGAGCCGAAAATTGTTTGGTTCCCGGCGATTGAATTTTGCCCTTCATGCAGAGCAGAAAGTGGAGGATGGTTTCGTGGGCGTGGATATGGCGGCAAAGGAAGAGATCGGTAAAGAGGGAATTGCATTCACGGATTTACGTCCGGCGGGGAAGGTAATGATCGGAAACGAGGTGTATGATGCCGTGTCAGACACGGGTGCTTTTATCGAGAGAGGAAAAGTGGTACGGGTGGTTAAATACCAGGCTGGGCAGGTTTACGTGGTTATGAGTTAG
- the purB gene encoding adenylosuccinate lyase, with amino-acid sequence MQALTAISPVDGRYRDKVDSLANYFSESALIRYRVMVEVEYFIALCELPLPQLRGFDHALFDNLKEIYLDFTVEDAQKIKDIEKVTNHDVKAVEYFIKERFDALNLHEYKEFIHFGLTSQDINNTAVPCSFRDAIHDVYYPVIDELIAKLEELAEEWKDVPMLAKTHGQPASPTRLGKEIRVFVYRLTKQLELLKKVACSGKFGGATGNFNAHNVAYPEIDWTAFANKFLTEKLKIEREQYTTQISNYDNFAAVFDNLRRINNIVVDLDRDFWTYISMTYFKQKIKAGEVGSSAMPHKVNPIDFENSEGNLGIANAVLDHLSNKLPISRLQRDLTDSTVLRNIGVPLAHTIIAFKSTLKGLNKLIINKAAIEADLEDNWAVVAEAIQTILRREAYPNPYEALKALTRTNSKVTQASIAEFIDTLDVSAELKEQLKQISPSNYTGKL; translated from the coding sequence ATGCAAGCATTAACAGCAATTTCGCCGGTTGACGGCAGATACAGGGACAAAGTAGATAGCCTGGCAAACTACTTTTCCGAGAGTGCCCTGATTCGTTACAGGGTAATGGTAGAGGTTGAATACTTCATCGCTCTCTGCGAGTTACCGTTACCACAATTACGGGGATTCGACCACGCGCTGTTTGACAACTTGAAAGAAATATACCTGGACTTTACCGTCGAGGATGCCCAAAAGATCAAAGACATCGAGAAAGTAACCAACCACGACGTGAAAGCTGTGGAATACTTCATTAAGGAACGGTTCGACGCACTGAACCTCCACGAGTACAAAGAATTCATACACTTCGGGTTAACTTCACAAGACATCAACAACACGGCAGTACCCTGTTCTTTCCGCGATGCCATTCACGACGTGTACTACCCCGTGATTGACGAACTGATTGCCAAACTCGAAGAGCTGGCCGAAGAGTGGAAAGACGTACCTATGCTGGCAAAGACCCATGGGCAACCGGCATCTCCGACTCGATTGGGTAAAGAGATCCGTGTATTCGTCTATCGTCTGACCAAACAACTGGAATTACTGAAAAAAGTAGCTTGTTCCGGTAAATTCGGAGGTGCCACCGGGAACTTCAACGCCCACAACGTGGCTTACCCTGAGATCGACTGGACTGCATTTGCCAACAAGTTCCTCACCGAAAAACTGAAAATAGAGCGGGAACAATACACCACCCAAATATCCAACTACGACAACTTTGCCGCCGTGTTCGACAACCTGCGCCGCATCAACAACATCGTGGTGGACTTGGATCGTGACTTCTGGACGTATATCTCCATGACCTACTTCAAACAAAAAATCAAGGCCGGAGAGGTTGGCTCGTCAGCCATGCCCCACAAGGTAAACCCGATCGACTTCGAGAACTCGGAAGGTAACCTAGGAATAGCAAATGCAGTGCTTGATCACCTCAGTAACAAACTGCCGATCTCCCGTCTGCAACGCGACCTCACGGATTCCACCGTCTTACGTAACATCGGGGTACCCTTGGCCCACACGATCATCGCCTTCAAATCCACGCTGAAAGGATTGAACAAACTGATCATCAACAAGGCGGCCATCGAGGCAGACCTAGAGGATAACTGGGCCGTGGTAGCCGAAGCCATCCAGACCATACTTCGCCGCGAAGCTTACCCCAACCCGTACGAGGCATTAAAAGCCCTTACCCGTACCAACAGCAAGGTAACACAAGCCTCCATCGCCGAGTTTATCGACACGCTTGACGTATCTGCCGAGTTGAAAGAACAACTCAAACAAATCAGCCCGTCAAACTACACGGGCAAACTATAA
- a CDS encoding NUDIX hydrolase, translating into MFVKNRLLAKAASQDEWLPIVNEKGEVVGKATRRSCHSGSMLLHPVVHLHLINGQGDIYLQKRSMKKNFLPGMWDTAVGGHVALGEKIEDALKRETFEELGITKFKARFLGSYVWESSRERELVFPFLCTSHDAIHINNDEVDEGRFWSRKEIEQNADANIFTPNFLHEYNRLLKKIK; encoded by the coding sequence CTGTTTGTTAAGAACAGACTACTTGCCAAAGCAGCCAGTCAAGACGAATGGTTACCTATCGTGAACGAGAAAGGCGAAGTCGTCGGTAAAGCAACCCGTAGAAGTTGTCATTCCGGTTCCATGCTCCTGCATCCCGTCGTGCATCTCCACCTGATCAACGGACAAGGGGATATTTACCTGCAAAAACGCAGCATGAAAAAGAACTTTCTTCCCGGAATGTGGGATACTGCCGTGGGTGGTCACGTTGCATTGGGAGAGAAAATAGAAGATGCTTTAAAACGGGAAACTTTCGAAGAATTGGGTATCACGAAATTTAAGGCCCGTTTCCTCGGTTCCTACGTGTGGGAGAGTTCCCGCGAACGAGAACTCGTATTCCCCTTTCTTTGTACCTCTCATGACGCCATTCACATCAATAACGATGAAGTGGACGAGGGGCGTTTCTGGTCACGCAAAGAGATCGAACAAAATGCAGATGCTAACATCTTCACCCCGAACTTTTTACACGAATACAATCGCCTGTTGAAAAAGATCAAATAA
- the nadA gene encoding quinolinate synthase NadA, producing the protein MTQTEIIDRIKQLKKEKNAIILAHYYTRPEVQDIADYLGDSLGLSQMAGTTEADIIVFCGVHFMAETASIISPNKKVLIPAEGAGCSLAEGVSGYDLREWKKANPDGLIVSYVNTTAEVKAYTDYCCTSSNALKIVQSLPKDKKILFVPDKNLGAYIQKVTGREMEIWNGDCCVHNKIDTQMVLDKLEEYPDADVLIHPESSCSHDDRILNHPRAFMYSTAGIIKHAKESPKQRFIIATELETIHKLQADNPTKEFIPIHPKTICGQMKKVTLEKVLEALEKEQYEVRLPEDLREKAWLPIQRMLDLS; encoded by the coding sequence ATGACGCAGACAGAGATTATCGACAGGATAAAACAACTCAAGAAAGAGAAAAACGCCATCATTTTGGCGCATTACTATACTCGTCCTGAAGTGCAAGACATTGCTGACTATTTGGGTGACTCCCTGGGACTTTCCCAGATGGCCGGAACCACCGAAGCCGATATTATCGTCTTTTGCGGTGTACATTTCATGGCGGAAACAGCATCCATCATCTCTCCCAACAAGAAAGTATTAATTCCTGCGGAAGGAGCCGGTTGCTCCTTAGCCGAAGGCGTAAGCGGATATGACTTGAGAGAATGGAAAAAAGCAAACCCGGATGGTCTCATTGTCAGCTACGTAAACACCACTGCTGAAGTAAAGGCTTACACGGACTATTGCTGCACGTCTTCCAATGCCTTGAAAATCGTACAAAGCCTGCCAAAAGACAAAAAGATACTTTTCGTTCCCGATAAAAATCTGGGAGCCTATATACAAAAGGTCACCGGACGTGAAATGGAAATTTGGAACGGAGACTGTTGCGTACATAACAAAATTGATACTCAGATGGTACTGGATAAATTGGAAGAATATCCCGATGCCGACGTGCTGATTCATCCTGAATCCAGTTGTTCGCACGACGACCGGATATTAAACCATCCCCGTGCTTTCATGTATTCCACGGCAGGAATTATCAAACATGCCAAGGAATCCCCGAAACAACGATTTATCATTGCCACGGAATTGGAAACCATTCACAAACTCCAGGCAGATAACCCGACCAAAGAGTTTATCCCAATTCATCCGAAAACCATATGCGGCCAGATGAAGAAAGTAACACTGGAAAAAGTACTTGAAGCCCTTGAAAAAGAGCAATACGAAGTACGACTCCCGGAAGACTTGAGAGAGAAAGCTTGGTTACCCATTCAACGTATGTTAGACCTTAGCTAA